One genomic window of Deltaproteobacteria bacterium includes the following:
- the pdhA gene encoding pyruvate dehydrogenase (acetyl-transferring) E1 component subunit alpha: MLFEDYDPLAGRRLSILSPEGEIDEELRPPELDDVALLELYDRLVALRQADQQALILQRAGRMGTYPPTLGQEAANIGSAAVLEPQDWLVPSFRETGAMLLKGVPLKLIYLYWMGCEWGSHFPLEVRVLPVCAPVSSQTLHGIGLSWAAKLKAENSVTLIYLGDGGTSKGDFHEAMNFAGTFKTPAIFFIQNNQYAISVPRTRQTAAPTLAQKAIAYGFPGMQIDGNDLLAVYLATGAAVTRARSGQGPSLIEAVTYRLGPHTTADDPTRYRSAEELEEQKRFDPLRRVRIYLENRGLVTAETEAARQAQHQQWAQEQAREAEAAISYNPDEIFDYHFAHLPPYLVEQKAYCQRIVAAKRESGHA, translated from the coding sequence ATGCTCTTTGAGGACTATGATCCCCTAGCTGGTCGGCGGTTATCCATCCTCTCCCCGGAAGGCGAGATTGATGAGGAGTTGCGCCCCCCGGAACTGGATGATGTGGCTTTGCTTGAACTTTACGATCGCCTGGTGGCTTTGCGCCAGGCTGATCAACAGGCCCTTATCTTACAGCGGGCCGGTCGCATGGGCACCTACCCCCCCACCTTGGGGCAGGAAGCAGCAAATATCGGCAGCGCTGCGGTCCTGGAACCCCAGGATTGGCTGGTGCCCTCTTTCCGGGAAACCGGGGCCATGCTGCTCAAGGGCGTGCCGCTGAAGCTGATCTATCTCTATTGGATGGGCTGTGAATGGGGCAGTCACTTCCCCCTGGAGGTGCGGGTGCTGCCGGTCTGTGCGCCGGTCAGTTCTCAGACTCTGCATGGCATCGGGCTCAGCTGGGCCGCCAAGCTTAAAGCCGAGAATTCCGTGACCCTGATCTATCTGGGGGATGGCGGCACTTCCAAAGGCGATTTCCACGAAGCCATGAATTTTGCCGGGACCTTTAAAACCCCGGCGATTTTTTTCATTCAGAATAATCAGTATGCCATTTCTGTGCCTCGGACCCGGCAAACCGCGGCCCCGACTCTGGCCCAGAAGGCCATCGCCTATGGCTTTCCCGGCATGCAGATCGATGGCAATGACCTGCTGGCGGTCTATCTGGCCACTGGTGCCGCCGTCACTCGGGCCCGTTCCGGCCAGGGTCCCAGTCTGATCGAAGCGGTAACCTATCGCCTGGGGCCGCACACCACCGCCGATGATCCCACCCGGTACCGCTCGGCGGAGGAACTCGAAGAGCAAAAGCGATTTGATCCCCTGCGGAGAGTCAGGATTTATCTGGAAAACCGGGGGTTGGTGACCGCCGAGACCGAGGCGGCGCGACAGGCTCAACATCAGCAATGGGCCCAAGAGCAGGCCCGGGAAGCCGAGGCGGCAATCTCATATAATCCGGATGAGATTTTTGATTACCATTTTGCCCATCTGCCTCCTTACCTGGTCGAGCAGAAAGCCTACTGCCAGCGGATCGTGGCTGCCAAGAGAGAGTCAGGCCATGCCTAA
- a CDS encoding alpha-ketoacid dehydrogenase subunit beta: MPKLNMVEALNLALAEEMARDNQIILLGEDVGQLGGVFRVTDGLQARFGPDRVIDTPLAESGIVGTSLGLAVGGFKPVAELQFMGFLYPALDQIISHISRYRNRTRGRYSLPLVIRMPYGGGIHAPEHHSESTEAILAHIPGIKVVIPASPYDAKGLLISALRDPDPVIFLEPKRIYRAIREEVPEGEFTVPLGQAKIVRAGDQVTAIAWGAMVRETLRAAEEVGEEGISVEVIDLMTISPLDDATLVESIQKTGRGVVVHEACRTGGLGAEIIARLMEKAFLSMAAPIERVTGFDTVFPLLKLEEHYLPDAFRISRAIRKVFNF, translated from the coding sequence ATGCCTAAGCTTAATATGGTGGAGGCGCTGAACCTAGCCTTAGCGGAGGAAATGGCCCGGGATAACCAGATTATTTTGCTGGGAGAGGACGTCGGGCAACTGGGCGGCGTTTTTCGGGTTACCGACGGCCTGCAGGCCCGTTTTGGGCCCGACCGGGTAATCGATACGCCCCTGGCAGAATCGGGGATTGTCGGCACCTCTTTGGGGTTGGCGGTGGGAGGCTTTAAGCCGGTGGCCGAGCTTCAATTCATGGGCTTCCTGTACCCCGCCCTGGACCAGATCATTTCCCATATCTCCCGCTACCGCAACCGCACCCGAGGACGTTACTCCTTACCTCTGGTGATCCGCATGCCCTATGGCGGCGGCATCCACGCTCCGGAACACCACTCGGAAAGTACCGAGGCAATTTTAGCCCATATCCCGGGGATCAAGGTGGTAATCCCGGCCAGTCCTTATGATGCCAAGGGCCTGTTGATTTCGGCCTTGCGGGATCCCGATCCGGTGATCTTTCTGGAACCGAAGCGCATCTATCGGGCCATCCGGGAAGAAGTGCCGGAGGGAGAATTCACCGTGCCCCTGGGGCAGGCCAAAATTGTCCGGGCCGGGGACCAGGTTACCGCCATCGCCTGGGGCGCGATGGTTCGGGAGACCCTGCGGGCCGCGGAAGAGGTAGGGGAAGAAGGGATCAGCGTGGAAGTTATTGACCTCATGACCATTTCCCCCTTGGACGATGCCACCCTGGTGGAATCCATCCAAAAAACCGGCCGCGGGGTGGTGGTCCATGAAGCCTGCCGTACCGGCGGCCTGGGGGCCGAGATCATAGCTCGCCTCATGGAGAAGGCCTTCCTGTCAATGGCGGCCCCGATTGAGCGGGTTACTGGCTTTGACACGGTATTTCCGCTCTTAAAATTGGAAGAACATTACCTCCCGGATGCCTTTCGGATCAGCCGGGCCATTCGCAAGGTGTTTAATTTTTAA
- a CDS encoding type 1 glutamine amidotransferase, which yields MSLSGKKIAILVENLYQELEVWYPLLRFKEEGAAVVVVGSGSAKEHTSKFGYPVTVDKIADEVKAADFDAIIIPGGYAPDIMRRYPAMVGLVKDMAKQGKVVAAICHGGWMLASAEVVQGKTVTAFFAIKDDLVHAGANFIDAEVAVDGKLITSRKPEDLPAFCRAIVTALRG from the coding sequence ATGAGTTTGTCAGGTAAGAAAATCGCCATCTTGGTGGAAAATCTCTATCAGGAATTAGAGGTCTGGTATCCTTTGCTGCGCTTTAAGGAGGAAGGGGCCGCGGTAGTGGTGGTCGGTTCCGGCAGCGCCAAAGAACATACCAGCAAATTCGGCTATCCGGTGACCGTTGATAAGATCGCCGATGAGGTCAAGGCCGCTGATTTTGACGCCATCATCATTCCGGGCGGCTATGCCCCGGATATTATGCGCCGTTATCCGGCCATGGTCGGGCTGGTCAAGGACATGGCTAAGCAGGGTAAAGTAGTGGCGGCTATCTGCCATGGGGGGTGGATGTTGGCCAGCGCCGAAGTCGTCCAGGGGAAAACCGTAACCGCCTTTTTTGCCATCAAAGACGATCTGGTGCATGCCGGGGCCAATTTCATTGACGCCGAAGTGGCCGTGGACGGCAAACTCATCACCTCCCGCAAACCCGAGGATCTGCCTGCCTTTTGCCGGGCGATTGTCACCGCTCTAAGGGGCTAA